A region of Nocardioides sp. JS614 DNA encodes the following proteins:
- a CDS encoding DUF58 domain-containing protein encodes MAISGRVPLLLLLGVAAVLLRPGMGTVWLWVLAVALLVAADLLLAPAPERLSFERPAVGTVLLGQPTETRLVACNVSRRRVRGTLRDAWQPSAGATGNRHRLALGPGDRVELRTALLPVRRGDLRALGVTVRLRGPLGLAARQRTRVVDGAVRSLPPFDSRKHLPSRLARLRDLDGRAAVRVRGAGTEFDSLREYVRGDDVRSIDWRASARNRAVVVRTWQPERDRRVVLVLDTSRTSAGRVGDVPRLDSAMDAALLLAALAARAGDRVDFVAGDRRVRARLRSAGARDVAARLQDAMADLEPLIAEADWDSLAGAVTALGRQRALVVLLTPLEPAAVEEGLLPVLPTLTKHHRVVLASVRDPALEQLAAARGTLDEVYDAAAAEQVLGRRRRTAGLLRTLGVDVVDADAEQLPPALADHYLSLKARGLL; translated from the coding sequence ATGGCGATCTCCGGCCGGGTCCCGCTGCTGCTGCTCCTCGGGGTAGCGGCCGTGCTGCTGCGCCCGGGGATGGGGACGGTCTGGCTGTGGGTGCTCGCGGTCGCGCTCCTGGTGGCCGCCGACCTGCTGCTGGCGCCCGCACCCGAGCGGCTCTCCTTCGAGCGGCCGGCGGTCGGGACGGTGCTTCTGGGGCAGCCGACCGAGACCCGGCTGGTCGCGTGCAACGTGTCGCGACGCCGGGTCCGGGGCACCCTGCGGGACGCGTGGCAGCCGTCGGCCGGCGCGACCGGCAACCGGCACCGGCTCGCCCTCGGGCCGGGTGACCGGGTGGAGCTGCGCACGGCACTGCTGCCGGTGCGGCGGGGGGACCTGCGCGCCCTGGGCGTCACCGTGCGCCTGCGGGGTCCGCTGGGGCTGGCCGCGCGCCAACGCACCCGCGTCGTCGACGGGGCGGTCCGCTCGCTGCCGCCGTTCGACTCCCGCAAGCACCTGCCCAGCAGGCTGGCCCGGCTGCGGGACCTGGACGGCCGCGCCGCGGTGCGGGTGCGCGGCGCCGGCACCGAGTTCGACTCGCTGCGCGAGTACGTGCGCGGCGACGACGTACGCTCCATCGACTGGCGCGCGAGCGCGCGCAACCGTGCGGTCGTGGTCCGCACCTGGCAGCCCGAGCGCGACCGTCGAGTGGTGCTCGTGCTCGACACCTCACGGACCTCGGCCGGACGGGTCGGCGACGTCCCCCGCCTCGACTCCGCGATGGACGCCGCCTTGCTGCTCGCGGCGCTCGCCGCCCGGGCCGGCGACCGCGTCGACTTCGTGGCCGGCGACCGTCGGGTCCGGGCCCGGCTCCGCTCCGCCGGCGCCCGCGACGTCGCCGCGCGGCTCCAGGACGCCATGGCCGACCTCGAGCCGCTGATCGCCGAGGCCGACTGGGACTCGCTCGCCGGCGCGGTCACCGCGCTGGGCCGCCAGCGCGCGCTGGTCGTCCTCCTCACCCCGCTCGAGCCGGCGGCGGTCGAGGAGGGACTGCTCCCCGTCCTGCCGACGCTCACCAAGCACCACCGGGTGGTGCTCGCCTCGGTCCGCGACCCCGCGCTGGAGCAGCTCGCCGCCGCGCGCGGCACCCTCGACGAGGTGTACGACGCCGCCGCGGCCGAGCAGGTCCTCGGCCGGCGCCGCCGTACCGCCGGGCTGCTGCGCACGCTCGGCGTGGACGTGGTGGACGCCGACGCCGAGCAGCTGCCGCCCGCCCTGGCCGACCACTACCTGAGCCTCAAGGCGCGCGGGCTGCTCTGA
- a CDS encoding stage II sporulation protein M yields MDLDAYVGAHASEWRRLEELTRKHRLTGAEADELVERYQRVATHLSVVRTSAPDATVVAHLSALLSRARNRATGTRTSTWRGVRLFFVDRFPAALYRLRWWWLGTLAANVAVTAVMMLWLLDHPAVEQSLLSPEQVDQLVAHDFEDYYSEYAASHFAAQVWVNNAWVAALCLALGVLGVPVVYLLFQNIANLAIIGSIMIRHDHGAHFWGLILPHGLLELTAVFVAGGVGLRLFWSWVEPGPLTRTQALAREGRTAGTVALGLVAVLLVSGLIEAFVTPSGLPTWARVGIGVLAEAVFLSYVFVLGRDAVRRGHTGDLDPALLEDRVTSEA; encoded by the coding sequence ATGGACCTCGACGCGTACGTCGGCGCGCACGCGTCGGAGTGGCGCCGGCTCGAGGAGCTGACCCGCAAGCATCGGCTCACGGGCGCCGAGGCCGACGAGCTCGTCGAGCGCTATCAGCGGGTCGCCACCCATCTCTCGGTCGTACGCACCTCCGCGCCGGACGCCACCGTCGTCGCCCACCTCTCGGCCCTGCTCTCCCGGGCCCGCAACCGGGCCACGGGCACCCGCACGAGCACCTGGCGCGGCGTCCGCCTCTTCTTCGTCGACCGGTTCCCGGCCGCGCTGTACCGGCTGCGCTGGTGGTGGCTCGGCACGCTCGCGGCCAACGTCGCGGTGACCGCCGTGATGATGCTGTGGTTGCTGGACCACCCGGCGGTCGAGCAGAGCCTGCTCTCACCCGAGCAGGTCGACCAGTTGGTCGCCCACGACTTCGAGGACTACTACAGCGAGTACGCCGCGAGTCACTTCGCCGCCCAGGTCTGGGTCAACAACGCCTGGGTCGCCGCGCTGTGCCTGGCGCTGGGGGTGCTCGGCGTCCCGGTCGTCTACCTGCTGTTCCAGAACATCGCGAACCTCGCGATCATCGGCTCGATCATGATCCGCCATGACCACGGTGCGCACTTCTGGGGGCTGATCCTGCCCCACGGGCTGCTCGAGCTGACCGCGGTGTTCGTCGCCGGCGGCGTCGGCCTGCGGCTGTTCTGGTCCTGGGTGGAGCCCGGTCCGCTGACCCGTACCCAGGCGCTGGCGCGGGAGGGCCGCACCGCCGGCACCGTCGCCCTCGGCCTGGTCGCCGTGCTGCTCGTCAGCGGCCTGATCGAGGCGTTCGTGACTCCCTCCGGCCTGCCGACCTGGGCCCGCGTCGGCATCGGCGTCCTCGCCGAGGCGGTGTTCCTCTCCTACGTGTTCGTGCTCGGCCGCGACGCCGTCCGTCGTGGCCACACCGGCGACCTCGACCCCGCCCTCCTCGAGGACCGGGTCACCAGCGAGGCCTGA
- a CDS encoding RDD family protein, producing MAPPEFATLTTDDLVTGEAVALDLPPAGLGLRIASGLVDVLVTAGVLVALVLGLVIAALQADEALLQVAMLAAVIVAFVGFPTALETLSGGRSLGKLAFGLRTVRDDAGPISFQHAFVRALVGVVEIYLFFGGPAFFSALLSVRGKRLGDFAAGTYVVRERVKLQLGPPAAMPPQLARWAAGADLAALPTGLALAVRQFLARLPQIDPASRASIGGRLAAAVEEYVAPAPPAGTPPEAFLAAVVAARRDRDAARLARQAELRRRLTRDR from the coding sequence ATGGCGCCCCCCGAGTTCGCGACGCTCACCACCGACGACCTGGTCACCGGCGAGGCGGTCGCGCTCGACCTCCCGCCCGCGGGCCTCGGCCTGCGGATCGCCTCCGGCCTGGTCGACGTGCTCGTCACCGCCGGCGTCCTGGTCGCGCTGGTCCTCGGCCTGGTGATCGCCGCCCTCCAGGCGGACGAGGCGCTGCTCCAGGTCGCGATGCTGGCCGCCGTGATCGTCGCCTTCGTGGGTTTCCCGACCGCGCTGGAGACGCTGAGCGGCGGTCGCTCCCTGGGCAAGCTGGCGTTCGGGCTGCGCACGGTGCGCGACGACGCGGGGCCGATCTCCTTCCAGCACGCGTTCGTCCGGGCCCTGGTCGGCGTCGTCGAGATCTACCTGTTCTTCGGCGGGCCCGCGTTCTTCTCGGCGCTGCTGAGCGTCCGCGGCAAGCGGCTCGGCGACTTCGCCGCCGGGACGTACGTCGTCCGTGAGCGGGTCAAGCTGCAGCTCGGCCCGCCCGCGGCGATGCCGCCGCAGCTGGCGCGCTGGGCGGCCGGCGCCGACCTCGCCGCGCTGCCGACCGGCCTGGCCCTGGCCGTGCGCCAGTTCCTCGCGCGGCTCCCGCAGATCGACCCGGCTTCGCGGGCGAGCATCGGCGGCCGGCTGGCCGCGGCCGTCGAGGAGTACGTCGCCCCCGCGCCACCAGCGGGCACCCCACCCGAGGCGTTCCTCGCCGCGGTCGTGGCGGCCCGGCGCGACCGCGACGCGGCCCGGCTGGCGCGGCAGGCGGAGCTGCGCCGGCGGCTGACCCGCGACCGCTGA
- a CDS encoding ABC transporter substrate-binding protein — protein sequence MRSRKTRRGMAVAAALVSAGLVLAGCGGSDDGGSGEASGKSPGEGKAECEQLTQFGDLTGKDVTVYTSIVAPEDKPHIDSWKVFEDCTGADVKYEGSKEFETQLQVRVQSGNPPDIAYVPQPGLLQTLVGTGKVVEAPDTVSANVDKWFGEDWRSYGSVDGKLYAAPLGANVKSFVWYSPKMFAENGWEIPTTWDDMLALSDTITATGIKPWCAGIESGEATGWPATDWLEDVLLRSVGPDVYDQWVAHEIPFNDPAVVESLDNVGAILKNDKYVNGGIGDVSSIATTAFQDGGLPILDGKCALHRQASFYAANWPEGTDVSENGDVFAFYLPAMGDEFGNPVLGGGEFVAAFSDAIEVQAFQTYLSSDQWANEKAKATPNGGWVSANKGLDIANLASPVDKLSGEILQDPDAVFRFDGSDMMPGEVGAGSFWKEMTNWITGESTQDALDKIEASWP from the coding sequence ATGCGATCACGCAAGACGCGCCGGGGGATGGCAGTCGCTGCCGCTCTCGTGAGCGCAGGACTCGTTCTCGCCGGCTGTGGCGGGAGCGACGACGGTGGTAGTGGCGAGGCCAGCGGCAAGTCGCCGGGCGAGGGCAAGGCCGAGTGCGAGCAGCTCACGCAGTTCGGTGACCTGACCGGCAAGGACGTCACGGTCTACACCTCGATCGTGGCGCCCGAGGACAAGCCCCACATCGACTCCTGGAAGGTCTTCGAGGACTGCACCGGCGCCGATGTGAAGTACGAGGGCTCGAAGGAGTTCGAGACCCAGCTGCAGGTGCGCGTCCAGTCGGGCAACCCGCCGGACATCGCGTACGTCCCGCAGCCCGGCCTGCTCCAGACCCTGGTCGGCACCGGCAAGGTCGTCGAGGCCCCCGACACGGTCTCGGCCAACGTCGACAAGTGGTTCGGTGAGGACTGGCGCTCGTACGGCAGCGTGGACGGCAAGCTGTACGCCGCCCCGCTGGGCGCGAACGTGAAGTCCTTCGTGTGGTACTCCCCCAAGATGTTCGCCGAGAACGGCTGGGAGATCCCGACGACGTGGGACGACATGCTCGCCCTGTCCGACACGATCACCGCGACCGGCATCAAGCCGTGGTGCGCGGGCATCGAGTCCGGCGAGGCCACCGGCTGGCCGGCCACCGACTGGCTCGAGGACGTGCTGCTCCGCTCGGTCGGTCCGGACGTCTACGACCAGTGGGTCGCCCACGAGATCCCCTTCAACGACCCCGCGGTCGTCGAGAGCCTCGACAACGTCGGCGCGATCCTGAAGAACGACAAGTACGTCAACGGCGGCATCGGTGACGTCAGCTCGATCGCCACGACCGCGTTCCAGGACGGCGGCCTGCCGATCCTCGACGGCAAGTGCGCCCTGCACCGCCAGGCGAGCTTCTACGCCGCCAACTGGCCCGAGGGCACCGACGTCTCGGAGAACGGCGACGTGTTCGCGTTCTACCTGCCGGCCATGGGCGACGAGTTCGGCAACCCGGTCCTCGGCGGCGGCGAGTTCGTCGCAGCGTTCTCGGACGCGATCGAGGTCCAGGCCTTCCAGACCTACCTGTCCAGCGACCAGTGGGCCAACGAGAAGGCCAAGGCCACCCCGAACGGCGGCTGGGTCAGCGCGAACAAGGGCCTGGACATCGCCAACCTGGCGAGCCCGGTCGACAAGCTCTCCGGCGAGATCCTGCAGGACCCGGACGCGGTCTTCCGCTTCGACGGGTCCGACATGATGCCGGGTGAGGTCGGCGCTGGTTCGTTCTGGAAGGAAATGACCAACTGGATCACCGGCGAGAGCACCCAGGACGCGCTCGACAAGATCGAGGCCTCCTGGCCGTGA
- a CDS encoding carbohydrate ABC transporter permease codes for MSTGEKFIQMVIAIAVFFAVVAVILLLTQRLRSRRGELVQSAAFVLPAIALIGVGLLYPAVTTIYQSFLDRTGDAGVGFDNYKTIFTDADQLIVLRNTAAWVILVPILSTVIGLVYAVLVDRSRFEKVAKALIFLPMAISLVGASIIWRFVYDYHDKSQTQIGIANAVLKGLGFDTYKFILNDPWNTVFLIVVMIWVQAGFAMVILSASIKAIPDDIVEAARLDGVGGFRMFRYITVPSIRPSLIVVLTTISITTLKAFDIVRTMTGGNFDTSVLAYQFYREYFVSANQGLATAIATLIFVLVMPIVIYNVRQMRKLEAR; via the coding sequence ATGTCCACAGGTGAGAAGTTCATCCAGATGGTGATCGCGATCGCGGTGTTCTTCGCCGTGGTCGCGGTCATCTTGCTGCTCACCCAGCGGCTCCGGTCCCGCCGGGGCGAGCTGGTGCAGTCGGCGGCGTTCGTGCTGCCGGCGATCGCCCTGATCGGCGTCGGCCTGCTGTACCCCGCGGTCACGACGATCTACCAGTCGTTCCTGGACCGCACCGGCGACGCCGGGGTCGGGTTCGACAACTACAAGACCATCTTCACCGACGCCGACCAGCTCATCGTGCTGCGCAACACCGCGGCCTGGGTGATCCTGGTGCCGATCCTGTCCACGGTCATCGGCCTCGTGTACGCCGTGCTCGTGGACCGGTCCCGCTTCGAGAAGGTCGCGAAGGCGCTGATCTTCCTGCCGATGGCGATCTCGCTGGTCGGCGCCTCGATCATCTGGCGGTTCGTCTACGACTACCACGACAAGAGCCAGACCCAGATCGGCATCGCGAACGCCGTCCTCAAGGGGCTGGGCTTCGACACCTACAAGTTCATCCTCAACGATCCCTGGAACACGGTCTTCCTGATCGTCGTGATGATCTGGGTGCAGGCCGGCTTCGCGATGGTGATCCTCTCGGCCTCGATCAAGGCCATCCCCGACGACATCGTCGAGGCCGCCCGGCTCGACGGTGTGGGCGGGTTCCGGATGTTCCGCTACATCACCGTGCCGAGCATCCGCCCGTCCCTGATCGTCGTGCTCACCACGATCAGCATCACCACGCTGAAGGCCTTCGACATCGTGCGGACGATGACCGGCGGCAACTTCGACACCAGCGTGCTGGCCTACCAGTTCTACCGGGAGTACTTCGTCTCCGCGAACCAGGGCCTGGCCACGGCGATCGCGACGCTGATCTTCGTCCTGGTCATGCCGATCGTCATCTACAACGTCCGTCAGATGCGCAAGCTGGAGGCACGATGA